Genomic DNA from Solanum pennellii chromosome 3, SPENNV200:
aatatatttatatcgaatgaaatatttttaaggaTAATATTTAACATGGAGCAAACTTTGCTGAATTCCATATCATTAGGactaaactatttaaaatacatatgaatattttatcgTATTTTTGTTTATTGCACATTTTCAAACTCtacaaaataagtataaaaatttcatatatttttttaaaatatcttctaTTTTATTCAGAACtgattttaatgattaaatatttaaaataagtcaatcgaaattgacttcattatcatcacatatgaaatgaaaaaaaaaaacagtactTCAAAACAACCAAACCAAAGTAAAGAAGACGCGGAGCATTTTTCGCCACcgattatatttataaaaataaattattttgacatatttttgtttccttttttgtaCTATTAACTTCCATCTTTGTTACGTTTAACACTTTAATGCTGAATATGACATATAATACAAGCAAAACGCGGAGAATCGTAACGTCCAAGTAATGGAAACGCCATTTCTGCATGACTTCTCCAGCTACCACCACCAGCTTATTGGGCACGACGGTGATTACCGACCGGTTAAAGACCTGAAAGAATGGTGGATTGTATTCTGGATCGAGACAGTGAAGCTATGGGAGATTGGAGGCCCAATTGCTTTCAATGTCCTTTGTCAATACGGGACCTACTCCATTACCGTTGCTTTTTGTGGTCATCTTGGTGCTGTTGAGCTCTCTGCTATTTCTGTTGCTCAAAACGTTATTGGTACTTTCTCTTTTGGCTTCATGGTTCGTATTCTCATATTATATCTGCTCGATCCAACCTTCATTGTTGATTatataaattagaaattaaaatgcTCACAACAATTTCCGGTGAACTTTCCGGCAATAATGATTTTCTAAGATGTAGCGCATAATTGAATGAGTGTGTGTTATACGAAACAAAGTAAAGTCTCTATGGTTCATAATTTATTCAACTTGAGTTAATATTTGAGAAAATTTAGCAATTCTCTTTCGCCTTCATGGATCGTATTCTCTGTTTTTCCTTTGCTACTGATTATTCTGTAATTCTAGTTTCTTATTTGGGAATTTGTTGTAAAATTTGTGTAGTTGGGCATGGGGAGTGCGCTGGAGACACTGTGTGGACAGGCATTTGGTGCTGGGCAAATACATATGCTTGGGATTTACACACAGCGGTCGATGGTTATTCTGTTGTTCAGTACATTCCTTCTGTTGCCAATGTATATTTTTGCAACTCCACTACTTAAGCTTTTAGGCCAAGAACATGAAATGGCTGTTCTTGCTGGGAAATTTGCCCTGTTGTCAATTCCCGAGTTGTATTCACTGGCGGTCACTATTCCCACTTCAAAATTTTTGCAAGCCCAAAGTAAAGTTCGTGTGGTGGCTTGGATTGGTTTTGTGGATCTCTTACTCCATGCTCTTCTGCTATGGCTGTTCATATATGTATTCAAGTTGGGTACAGATGGGGCTGCATTAGCATTTAATATTACAGGCTGGGCGGACGCAATAGCTCAATTTATTTACGTGGTTGGTTGGTGTAAGGATGCATGGACGGGATGGTCTTTATCGGCATTAAATGAGATTTGGGCATTTGTTAGACTCTCAGTTGCTTCAGCTGTCATGTTATGCCTTGAAATGTGGTACATGATGAGTATTATTATACTCACTGGACATCTCAAGGATGCAGTTATTGCTGTTGGATCCCTCTCTATTTGGTGAGTTTGTGTcgtttttctcttttcttttataatggCAGTGTAAAGCCAACTTGTGTGTAGATCGCCTGTTTAACCAATGTGCCGAGAACTCTGTCTAACAAGACTTAGACAGATGGGTAAAAGTTCATTTTTGCATTTGTTTATCGACATTAACCTCTCAATGCTTAAGCCCATTCAAATAAATTTGCACACTCACTGACAGTGAAGCATCAACTTTTATCAACAGGCACTTCATTTAGAGCATAGAAAGAATTCTAAGTTTAACTGTCTTGTGCTAAGTTTGTGGCTTAGTGTATAGATTTTGAATAAGATGAAAATGTTGTACTCCTTTTATTAAACATGCATCAAtctttttattctcttttttttcgtCTTTCAGTatgaatgttgatggatgggAAGAGATGGTGTTTATTGGAATCAATGCTGCCATAAGGTAATTAAGTCTAACAGCTTGTGGAAAAATGTACTACATTTACTTTTGGGGTTTGTTTTAATGCATTGCTCTCTCTCAGTGTTCGAGTCTCTAATGAGCTTGGGCTAGGTCATCCCAGGGCTACCAAATATAGTGTATATATCACAGTGTTTCAGTCACTCCTCATTGGGATACTCTGCATGATAATTGTACTGGCCGTAAAAAATCATCTAGCTATTTTTTTCACAAACAGCAAGGATTTGCAACAAGCCGTTGCAGATCTTGCTTGGCTTCTTGGAATAACCATGCTTCTTAACAGTGTTCAACCTGTAATATCAGGTATTGCTTTTATTTCAACTTCACTGTTTCTATCGTTAGAAGTGTGCTCGTCTTTGTAGTCCTTATTGTGGCAAATATATTGTTTTACAGGTGTTGCTATAGGAGGTGGATGGCAAGGTTTAGTGGCCTATATCAATTTAGGATCCTACTATGTTTTTGGTATTCCTCTGGGATATTTGCTTGGTTATGTGGCTGACTATGGAGTCGTGGTAAATAAACTCTCGTTCCGATAGTTACATATGACAAGTAGATCAAATTTTAATCTCACTCGGCATTTATAAGCATCTTTTTATAGGAAACACCTTGTTTTAGCATCTCATAACTTTTTGAACCTAAAATAATTATGATAGAAATTTAACATATCCCAATTATGAATTTATCTTGCAGGGACTATGGGCAGGAATGATAGCAGGACTTGCTTTGCAGACACTGCTACTCTCATTTGTACTCTATAGAATTGATTGGAATAAAGAGGTAAGTTAAACAGTTGATGATTTTATCTAACTAAACTCCAAAAAGATTGTGCTTGATAATGTTTACTTCATTCTTGGTTGGTATTAGATGCACGTCCTCTGTAAAATGATTATCTCGTAGAGTGTGATGACGTAAGAATTTTGTTTGAAAGTCACTGCACAGAGGGTGAATTTTCTATTTCTCCTCTTCTATTTGAAAGAAGTTGCAGATGAAGCAATACTAGTTGCACTTATTTTGTTGCAGATTGTGTTTCGGTATGATGAAGTCTATCATGtgtaataatagaaaaaatgaaatgCAGGTTGAGCAATCGGCAGAGCGCCTACGCAAGTGGGGAGGTCAAGACTTTGAAGCTGAGGAAAGTCTTATTCCGGAGCCTACGAAAGCCTTACCATAAGAGTGAGAATTTGCAGTGACTTCAGAGGATGAAGAGTCTCtatctttgtttttttgttaaCCAGTTAATAACAACTAGACCAGGCTAGTATATACTCTAACATTGTGACTTGTGAGTTGGGGCTATTAGTTTTAATAGGAATGTAGCTGCAATTTAGAACATTAGGCTAATATGTTTGTTTGTTTTGCTCTTTCTCCATCCTCACACTTTTGATTCGCAAActccatttttcaaatataaaattgtttcaACTAAGAGATATCCTTTCAAACACTTGTGTCATTCTTTTGGGGCAATGAATTAGGGGTAAACCTTCCCCTTTCTTATACATTCGGTGTAATTCCACGTGTAGAGTTTTAGAGggtttaatatataaattagcTTTTTTCTATATTGTGAAGGTAAGAAATTGGTTTTCTATAGCTCGAGTGATTACAGGAACAAATAAGTCGTTCTGACAATAATCACGAATGTAAAGCAATTACTAAGAATCGAATATAAATTGTCTAGTTTTGGCTAATGTCTAGCTAAATTTTAGGTTGGCTTAATTTGGTAGTCTAAACCATCTTACTTCTTAGATGTTGATGTATGCACTCTCATATATGCGTGTgagaaggaagaaaaataaaatagttttcaAGGGGAGGATTGGCGCGTCGCGGAGAGAGGATCCAAAAATTTGTTGCGCCAAAATTGCACGTGCAAATGCACGTGGTCGTTCAAGTATTAAAGTGACTCTTTAATAAGAGCCGCATATCGTACCCACAAAAACTTACGCTTAGAATCACTCAATATCTCTAACGTTCAGAACACAAGTGTATTCAAGATTTCAAAAGTAATTTAGTTTCTAATTCTAAAGTTGTAAGGAACAATGTAACAAACACGATTCAATTTCAAGGGTTAATAAAACAGTGATTGAGTAAAGTCCAGGGCTGCAACTTTTATCAGGAATCATACAATCAATATCATTTATACGGGTAATTATCAACTATCGAATCAATGAATCACAAGGTTGAATGTATTATCACGGTCTCCCGACCTCTAATCGCCTACGATAAATAACACtctaactacatcgttgagcgGGGATAGGATGAATTAAATATCGAGCATTACGATTTCTTCCTGTATAGTGACTCAAGCATGGTTATTAGATATATTCCTATCCTAGATACAAATTAACCATAGTTATTTAGAGTTAATCATGCTCCTTATGTCTCACGTCCTATCCTCTTAGTCCTCTCTTGAGTTCAATTTGGACAATGTATTTATTTCAATGGTGATGAGAAATGGTGAAAACGTTCTCCCAAGTCGCCGTTCTTTAAAACCCAGAAAAAGAGtgcttaataaaataaaatatttaactacTTAAATCGAAGCTTAACTTAAATTACGAGCATTTTTAGATAAGGATATTTTCAACTATTAAATTGCCACATAAAAATTcgtataaaagatgaaaaagaggaataattaataactaaaataagtaagggcccgtttggatgggcttaataaaagcagctttaaaaaagtacttttgaaagtgctgaaacttatttttaaaataagcagttatgcgtttggataaaagtactgaagttaaaaaaaagttgttgatgtgtttggcaaataagtgctgataaacaactttttaaatcaaaatgtctgaaatacccttataagctgttaacataataaaagttaattaatttatattttacagctataaataactatattttgctatcattcacatacttctttctcatcacaaattatttataagaggaatataaacttattatagattttaaagatatataatttgaatagatcaaagaacgatttaagattttattgtttcatccataagtaataataattgtttatcattcacatatttctttattatcacaaattatttataagaggaatataaatttttattttagttatatgtgcaacttattttacattttaataatatataatttgaatagatcacttgaaagatttaagatttttcttattttcatttattagtaattgtaattgtctatcatccacatgtgaaaagggaaaaatggaagaaagagatgttagggttatgtaggtaatttggagattgtataaaaatattaagggcaaaaaggtaaaaatgtggtgaacttaaaacagcttataagctaaaaaaaaaaaagcacccctaccctagcttttaacttttggcttaaaataagtttttttaacttaaaataagttattttaagtattgccaaacagctaaataagtcaaaaaccagcttttaagtcagtttgaccagcttttaagctgagccaaacaggctctaaatcTTAGTCGGTTGGAATTGGTAAAGGATTTGTTTTCTTTGACGCTAAGTCACCTTCCGAAAATCTATATAAACCTAAAAAAAGACTTCCTTTAGTTCGCAATTTTTTCTCCGTTAGCAATTTCAATCTGCTCTAGGGTTCCTGCTGCTCGTAATCGCAATTTCAAATCCGATCATGTTTGCCTGATTCTGAAGAACCAGTGGTTGATTCAATCGCCGTCTTGAACCATCGGCGTTTTCGTGGTTGTTCGTTCGTTCGTTCGTTCGTCCGTCCGGATTTGAAACCCTAGCTGCAAGTGCCGATTTGAAGCCTGTTGAAGATTCTTTGATTTAGCTTGTTTAGTGTTGTTTTGGTACAAATTTGCTCTCTGTtttgtattcaatatttgattaGATCTGTTACTGTGTTGTATATTTGATAGAATTGTTATTCAGTAATGGCAATTTATTTCAAGTATAAAAGTTCAAAGCATTGTGATTCTATTCCGATTGTCCATCCATTTATCTCTGTTTGggatttgaaattaaaaatatttgaatcgAAGCGTTATGGTAGGGGTAAGGATTTCGATCTTCTTATTACCAATTCACAAAGTAACGAACAATATGTTGATGAAAAGGCTTTGATTGCTAAAAATACTAGCGTTTTGATTCGTCGTGTTCCTGGGCCACCTCTCTTGCCCATAGTAATTCCATCTCTTACTGAATCAAAGCAAGTGTATGAAGAGGAGAGTCATGAGTCTGTTCGTTGTCTAGATTTTGAATGTGATGATTTTGGGGATGATGTATATGCAATTCCAATAATATTGCCTGTTCAATCAAGTAATAGCAAACATGATGAGGACACTAAGATCAAGAGTTCAATTGCTACACCAGCCATTGAACACTTCTCTAATGGCTATGGTTTTGGTCGAGGTGAAATGGAATGGAAAAAACCACCTATTGGATACGTGTGTCATCGATGCGATGTGCCTGGACATTATATTCAGCACTGCCCTACAAATGGTGACCCCAGGTATGACAGAGTTGGAGTTTTGAAGCATAATGAGGCTGGTGTATCTTCTAAGGGTGTTGAAGGTTTGTCGTCTGCATCCTCTTCTTCAACGGAGAGTTCCTTTAGAGATATACCACGAGAGTTGTATTGCCCATTGTGTAAAGAATTGATGAAAGATGCAGTTATAGCAAGCAAATGTTGTTTCAGTAGTTTTTGTGACAAATGCATTAGGAATCATATTGTGTGTAACTCTAGTTGTGTTTGTGGGGCTAGAAATGTAGTTGTTGATGCGCTCTTGCCTAATCTCACTCTAAGGAGAACAGTAAACAGAATGTTGTCGGAGTCCAGTAACAGTAGTTCAGAGCATGGGGTTAGTGATCCTCTTCCTCGAGTTCAAGATCTGGTGAAGGTGACCACAAAGACTTCAGGGGAGTCTGTCGATGAGTTACAGcagaagaaaaggaagaaaccATGTGATGTTGATGTTGTAAACATGAACTGGGGAGTTGCTGCTTATTATCCTGCACATACCACAGGCAAACCATTTCGGGGACAGTGTGATGAGACTGGAAAAGCAGGTTTGAAAAGGAAGCGCGAGATGAGCATTGATCAGTTTCCTAGTGTAGTTAGTTGTTGAAGGATgaaaatatttcacattttgTAATGTTTTCGAATTCAAACACTGTTTATGAATACATCAGAATTAATTTCTTCTGGTCTCTAAACTTGAAGTTAACAGAGTACtaattcatatcatttattaatCAGACATAATTGATTAGTCAATTTGACACTTATTCAGTTCTATGGCTTGTTTACATTCTTGAACTCACGAACATATAATAGAAATTAAAGCTATTATACTTTCTGTTTTAATGTAACGCGcgaatttattaatttcattcgtaAAAAGgatgatatgttatatattaatattatgcaTCAATATCAGTAGATAAATCATTAGGTGTTGGCTAAAACATTAGAGTACCTTTTACTATCCAATATACATAATGGTCTCCAATAGCTTCCAATGCTAACATATGTGGAACGTCCATATATAATGTTCTTTTCTTGTGGCCTTTATAGATAAATTTTATTACATTCATGGAGTCAAGATCATCGATGTAGTTAAATTGTGATTAAATTCTTTAACCATATAATAAGAGGCTATAAAATAAGCATATCTTTAATGAAAAGAAGCCGCAAATTTAGGTAGAAAGAAGAGCGAGTGTCCTCATAGCAAAGAGCAACTAAATAGATGGCCACAATTTTGAGTGCATCTTTTTGACCAACTGAACCATTGACAAAGCCTAGTCGGTCCCCACAGGTAACGAATAAAAAGAGAaccaaaatatataaacaataaCATAAGAGAATCAAAATTCCATTACACTTCCATCAAATATAACAAGTGTTGACACAGTTTGTAACAAACCTCCTACAAAACATTGACTAACAAAAATCATAAGCTTAAATTTTCTAGGCAGCAGCCTTTTGCTTCTTTGGTACACGATAGGCACCAACAACACAAGCGTGGTCTCTTTCAAATGGTTCAAGAGTAACCTGCTCCACTGGTTTAAATTGCTCCGCTTGTAGCTTCTTCACTTCCTGAGCAAATACAGCTTCAGCTGGTACTGTTGAATCAATACAGTTTGCCTGGAAAAATACAGGGGAGCCATGTAAACAACACAGAGAGAAGAAAGAGCTAAAACCCCAACGGCTGTATACCCGAGCTAAAATTAATGCTTCCAACAATATCTTTGCATCAGCTAAACAATTATAGAGCAGTGGGTACAAACCTTGATTGAGATAACAAAGTGACCTCCAGCTTTCAAGAAATATGATGCATTCAGAGCTAAAATTCTTGCCTGTgaacaacaaaatttatttaaacagTGCAATATGATTCATACACAATATACTACTGTACTGCCGGACAACAATGAAATGAACTCCAAGAGAGCCACAGACAAACTCTCTCCtgttttagaataaaatatctGCACAGCACTTGACTAGCCACAAAGACTACATATTCAAAGTAACTCTTTTCATAATATGGAAAGTAAATAGGTTTAAGAAGAAAAGATAATATTAGGTGATGTTTAAAAAAGAACTTAGGATCAGAAAAGGTCTtgcaaaagaaaaactaaaatattgtaCTGTTTCATCTAATTCAAATAGAAACAAAAGATCCATGGAAAGAAAATTGGAGAACAAAGAAAGTAATTAAAGTTGGAagctaaaatttcaaaattcaaataaataagacAGCATCAGTAACTCGGTTTAACATCATCCATGAAGTCTTGAAGGGGAATCCGAGTAAATCATCATCTGCTTATCAGTTCAATGTAGAaccaaaaggaaaagaaatcgCATTGACAGAGAAGCATTTTCAAAAGGTTTGAACTTATCAGAAAACATGAAGATAAATTAAGttcaagaaaacataaaaataaacatcaaaaaattgggggggggggggtttgggCTNNNNNNNNNNNNNNNNNNNNNNNNNNNNNNNNNNNNNNNNNNNNNNNNNNNNNNNNNNNNNNNNNNNNNNNNNNNNNNNNNNNNNNNNNNNNNNNNNNNNNNNNNNNNNNNNNNNNNNNNNNNNNNNNNNNNNNNNNNNNNNNNNNNNNNNNNNNNNNNNNNNNNNNNNNNNNNNNNNNNNNNNNNNNNNNNNNNNNNNNNNNNNNNNNNNNNNNNNNNNNNNNNNNNNNNNNNNNNNNNNNNNNNNNNNNNNNNNNNNNNNNNNNNNNNNNNNNNNNNNNNNNNNNNgggggggggggggattgagcttagaaatataaaaaaaaggcaCTAAAAACAGAACCAGCCAACAATAGCACAGGTTCATTGAAGGCCATTATTTATATAGACAATCACAATCTGAAATACCAGACTGAATTAAAAGATGGGCAAAATGATTGTTTCATTAAAGAAAAGttattaagtcaatatcaagtaatcaAGTAAATGAGATATAAACCCATGGGAGTGTCTAAAAAAACACATGCCACAGCAAAATACTATTAGACGTCAACAGTCATAAGGGTCAGACCTGATCGGGTTGAGCAACATCAGAAAATATCACATCCACCATTCCAACCAACATTCTGTATTTGGCTGGGTGTCTAGCATCCTCAATAATGGGAATAACATTAGTACGTTTCTTAGCCATGTTCACCAAGTCCCTTCCACTTCTGTGAGAAAATTCAACAGCATATACAACCCCTTCCTGCAAAGAAATGAGCATCTAATCAAAAACCAGCACTGCCATCAACACTAAATATGATCTGACTCACATACATAAATACTTACAGGACCAACAAGGTCTGATACATGAGATACTGTTGTTCCTGAAGCAGCACCCAAGTAAAGGACACGGGCACCTGGTTTCTGGAAGAAATTCAACATGGAAAGAAGTGTGTTATTCTCAAAACAGAGAGAACTACTTTAGAGCTCATGATTTGACAGGAGACAAACTTACAATCCAAATATCATCAACTCCTCCAAGAAT
This window encodes:
- the LOC107013772 gene encoding protein DETOXIFICATION 35-like isoform X2, giving the protein MSFVNTGPTPLPLLFVVILVLLSSLLFLLLKTLLLGMGSALETLCGQAFGAGQIHMLGIYTQRSMVILLFSTFLLLPMYIFATPLLKLLGQEHEMAVLAGKFALLSIPELYSLAVTIPTSKFLQAQSKVRVVAWIGFVDLLLHALLLWLFIYVFKLGTDGAALAFNITGWADAIAQFIYVVGWCKDAWTGWSLSALNEIWAFVRLSVASAVMLCLEMWYMMSIIILTGHLKDAVIAVGSLSICMNVDGWEEMVFIGINAAISVRVSNELGLGHPRATKYSVYITVFQSLLIGILCMIIVLAVKNHLAIFFTNSKDLQQAVADLAWLLGITMLLNSVQPVISGVAIGGGWQGLVAYINLGSYYVFGIPLGYLLGYVADYGVVGLWAGMIAGLALQTLLLSFVLYRIDWNKEVEQSAERLRKWGGQDFEAEESLIPEPTKALP
- the LOC107013099 gene encoding E3 ubiquitin ligase PARAQUAT TOLERANCE 3-like, whose protein sequence is MAIYFKYKSSKHCDSIPIVHPFISVWDLKLKIFESKRYGRGKDFDLLITNSQSNEQYVDEKALIAKNTSVLIRRVPGPPLLPIVIPSLTESKQVYEEESHESVRCLDFECDDFGDDVYAIPIILPVQSSNSKHDEDTKIKSSIATPAIEHFSNGYGFGRGEMEWKKPPIGYVCHRCDVPGHYIQHCPTNGDPRYDRVGVLKHNEAGVSSKGVEGLSSASSSSTESSFRDIPRELYCPLCKELMKDAVIASKCCFSSFCDKCIRNHIVCNSSCVCGARNVVVDALLPNLTLRRTVNRMLSESSNSSSEHGVSDPLPRVQDLVKVTTKTSGESVDELQQKKRKKPCDVDVVNMNWGVAAYYPAHTTGKPFRGQCDETGKAGLKRKREMSIDQFPSVVSC
- the LOC107013772 gene encoding protein DETOXIFICATION 35-like isoform X1; this encodes METPFLHDFSSYHHQLIGHDGDYRPVKDLKEWWIVFWIETVKLWEIGGPIAFNVLCQYGTYSITVAFCGHLGAVELSAISVAQNVIGTFSFGFMLGMGSALETLCGQAFGAGQIHMLGIYTQRSMVILLFSTFLLLPMYIFATPLLKLLGQEHEMAVLAGKFALLSIPELYSLAVTIPTSKFLQAQSKVRVVAWIGFVDLLLHALLLWLFIYVFKLGTDGAALAFNITGWADAIAQFIYVVGWCKDAWTGWSLSALNEIWAFVRLSVASAVMLCLEMWYMMSIIILTGHLKDAVIAVGSLSICMNVDGWEEMVFIGINAAISVRVSNELGLGHPRATKYSVYITVFQSLLIGILCMIIVLAVKNHLAIFFTNSKDLQQAVADLAWLLGITMLLNSVQPVISGVAIGGGWQGLVAYINLGSYYVFGIPLGYLLGYVADYGVVGLWAGMIAGLALQTLLLSFVLYRIDWNKEVEQSAERLRKWGGQDFEAEESLIPEPTKALP
- the LOC107015129 gene encoding probable mediator of RNA polymerase II transcription subunit 36b; the encoded protein is MVAPTRGRGGGGFRGGRDGGGRGGRGGRGGFSGGRGGFGSGGSGMKRGGGRGGRGDRGGRGGGRGRGGMKGGSKVVVEPHRHGGVFIAKGKEDALCTKNMVPGEAVYNEKRISVQNEDGTKVEYRVWNPFRSKLAAAILGGVDDIWIKPGARVLYLGAASGTTVSHVSDLVGPEGVVYAVEFSHRSGRDLVNMAKKRTNVIPIIEDARHPAKYRMLVGMVDVIFSDVAQPDQARILALNASYFLKAGGHFVISIKANCIDSTVPAEAVFAQEVKKLQAEQFKPVEQVTLEPFERDHACVVGAYRVPKKQKAAA